Proteins from a genomic interval of Asterias rubens chromosome 16, eAstRub1.3, whole genome shotgun sequence:
- the LOC117300898 gene encoding zinc transporter 2-like isoform X2, giving the protein MSRDSCDVMGAKKGKDEMLMASAPDQEPGYGSLDGTSREDYAHMTRHEMLLHTRRRLLIAATLCFVVMIAEITGGYIAGSLAVMTDAAHMMTDFVSFVVALLAICLARKKPSKKLTHGWYRAEIIGALFSVLLIWVLTGVLIFLGIKRSMSEHLEIDADIMIITASIALGVNIILGLVLHLRCDENNPCSPSLPVIGAHDHDHENVNLRAATLHVIGDIIQSLSILIGAIVIYFRPDLTIIDPILTIVFSVLVFLTTCRLFRDIIMVLMEAKPSSLDYSDVRRRLVEIDGVEGVHSLRIWALTTGVNVMSAHLVIATLYDGAPVNARGILKEARHIIETTFGVLNSTIQIEYSDDGMAFVCARTPSPSD; this is encoded by the exons ACAGCTGTGACGTCATGGGCGCCAAAAAAGGCAAAGATGAAATGCTTATGGCCTCGGCACCAGACCAAGAACCGGGCTACGGTAGCCTAGATGGGACATCGCGTGAAGATTACGCTCATATGACACGTCATGAAATGCTTCTACACACTAGAAGACGACTTTTGATTGCTGCAACATTATGTTTCGTAGTTATGATCGCTGAAATAACAG GAGGTTATATCGCTGGTAGTCTTGCAGTAATGACTGATGCTGCTCATATGATGACGGACTTTGTTTCATTCGTTGTTGCACTTCTTGctatttgcttagcaaggaaGAAACCGAGTAAGAAGCTGACTCATGGCTGGTACAGAGCAG AAATCATTGGCGCCCTTTTCTCTGTGCTTCTTATATGGGTACTGACGGGTGTACTCATTTTCTTGGGCATCAAACGGTCGATGAGTGAACATCTTGAGATAGATGCCGACATTATGATCATTACAGCATCAATTGCTCTAGGTGTCAACATCAT CTTGGGTTTAGTGCTGCATTTACGTTGTGATGAAAACAATCCCTGCTCTCCTAGTTTACCCGTTATTGGTGCACATGATCATGATCATGAGAATGTCAATCTTCGAGCAGCAACTCTACACGTCATCGGTGACATAATTCAGAGTCTCAGTATTCTTATTGGAgcaattgttatttatttcagg CCAGATTTGACCATCATTGATCCAATCTTAACCATAGTATTCAGCGTTCTTGTGTTTCTGACAACATGCAGATTGTTTCGTGACATCATAATGGTTCTTATGGAAG CTAAGCCGTCTTCTCTTGATTACTCTGATGTTCGTCGCCGATTGGTCGAAATAGATGGCGTTGAGGGCGTTCATTCATTGCGGATTTGGGCGCTGACAACTGGAGTAAATGTCATGAGTGCACATCTTGTCATag CCACTCTTTACGACGGGGCACCAGTTAACGCACGTGGGATATTGAAAGAAGCGCGTCACATCATTGAGACAACGTTCGGAGTGCTCAACTCAACCATTCAAATAGAGTACAGTGATGACGGAATGGCGTTTGTATGCGCCAGAACACCAAGCCCATCAGACTAA
- the LOC117300898 gene encoding zinc transporter 2-like isoform X3 yields the protein MGAKKGKDEMLMASAPDQEPGYGSLDGTSREDYAHMTRHEMLLHTRRRLLIAATLCFVVMIAEITGGYIAGSLAVMTDAAHMMTDFVSFVVALLAICLARKKPSKKLTHGWYRAEIIGALFSVLLIWVLTGVLIFLGIKRSMSEHLEIDADIMIITASIALGVNIILGLVLHLRCDENNPCSPSLPVIGAHDHDHENVNLRAATLHVIGDIIQSLSILIGAIVIYFRPDLTIIDPILTIVFSVLVFLTTCRLFRDIIMVLMEAKPSSLDYSDVRRRLVEIDGVEGVHSLRIWALTTGVNVMSAHLVIATLYDGAPVNARGILKEARHIIETTFGVLNSTIQIEYSDDGMAFVCARTPSPSD from the exons ATGGGCGCCAAAAAAGGCAAAGATGAAATGCTTATGGCCTCGGCACCAGACCAAGAACCGGGCTACGGTAGCCTAGATGGGACATCGCGTGAAGATTACGCTCATATGACACGTCATGAAATGCTTCTACACACTAGAAGACGACTTTTGATTGCTGCAACATTATGTTTCGTAGTTATGATCGCTGAAATAACAG GAGGTTATATCGCTGGTAGTCTTGCAGTAATGACTGATGCTGCTCATATGATGACGGACTTTGTTTCATTCGTTGTTGCACTTCTTGctatttgcttagcaaggaaGAAACCGAGTAAGAAGCTGACTCATGGCTGGTACAGAGCAG AAATCATTGGCGCCCTTTTCTCTGTGCTTCTTATATGGGTACTGACGGGTGTACTCATTTTCTTGGGCATCAAACGGTCGATGAGTGAACATCTTGAGATAGATGCCGACATTATGATCATTACAGCATCAATTGCTCTAGGTGTCAACATCAT CTTGGGTTTAGTGCTGCATTTACGTTGTGATGAAAACAATCCCTGCTCTCCTAGTTTACCCGTTATTGGTGCACATGATCATGATCATGAGAATGTCAATCTTCGAGCAGCAACTCTACACGTCATCGGTGACATAATTCAGAGTCTCAGTATTCTTATTGGAgcaattgttatttatttcagg CCAGATTTGACCATCATTGATCCAATCTTAACCATAGTATTCAGCGTTCTTGTGTTTCTGACAACATGCAGATTGTTTCGTGACATCATAATGGTTCTTATGGAAG CTAAGCCGTCTTCTCTTGATTACTCTGATGTTCGTCGCCGATTGGTCGAAATAGATGGCGTTGAGGGCGTTCATTCATTGCGGATTTGGGCGCTGACAACTGGAGTAAATGTCATGAGTGCACATCTTGTCATag CCACTCTTTACGACGGGGCACCAGTTAACGCACGTGGGATATTGAAAGAAGCGCGTCACATCATTGAGACAACGTTCGGAGTGCTCAACTCAACCATTCAAATAGAGTACAGTGATGACGGAATGGCGTTTGTATGCGCCAGAACACCAAGCCCATCAGACTAA
- the LOC117300898 gene encoding zinc transporter 2-like isoform X1: protein MPVDSCDVMGAKKGKDEMLMASAPDQEPGYGSLDGTSREDYAHMTRHEMLLHTRRRLLIAATLCFVVMIAEITGGYIAGSLAVMTDAAHMMTDFVSFVVALLAICLARKKPSKKLTHGWYRAEIIGALFSVLLIWVLTGVLIFLGIKRSMSEHLEIDADIMIITASIALGVNIILGLVLHLRCDENNPCSPSLPVIGAHDHDHENVNLRAATLHVIGDIIQSLSILIGAIVIYFRPDLTIIDPILTIVFSVLVFLTTCRLFRDIIMVLMEAKPSSLDYSDVRRRLVEIDGVEGVHSLRIWALTTGVNVMSAHLVIATLYDGAPVNARGILKEARHIIETTFGVLNSTIQIEYSDDGMAFVCARTPSPSD from the exons ACAGCTGTGACGTCATGGGCGCCAAAAAAGGCAAAGATGAAATGCTTATGGCCTCGGCACCAGACCAAGAACCGGGCTACGGTAGCCTAGATGGGACATCGCGTGAAGATTACGCTCATATGACACGTCATGAAATGCTTCTACACACTAGAAGACGACTTTTGATTGCTGCAACATTATGTTTCGTAGTTATGATCGCTGAAATAACAG GAGGTTATATCGCTGGTAGTCTTGCAGTAATGACTGATGCTGCTCATATGATGACGGACTTTGTTTCATTCGTTGTTGCACTTCTTGctatttgcttagcaaggaaGAAACCGAGTAAGAAGCTGACTCATGGCTGGTACAGAGCAG AAATCATTGGCGCCCTTTTCTCTGTGCTTCTTATATGGGTACTGACGGGTGTACTCATTTTCTTGGGCATCAAACGGTCGATGAGTGAACATCTTGAGATAGATGCCGACATTATGATCATTACAGCATCAATTGCTCTAGGTGTCAACATCAT CTTGGGTTTAGTGCTGCATTTACGTTGTGATGAAAACAATCCCTGCTCTCCTAGTTTACCCGTTATTGGTGCACATGATCATGATCATGAGAATGTCAATCTTCGAGCAGCAACTCTACACGTCATCGGTGACATAATTCAGAGTCTCAGTATTCTTATTGGAgcaattgttatttatttcagg CCAGATTTGACCATCATTGATCCAATCTTAACCATAGTATTCAGCGTTCTTGTGTTTCTGACAACATGCAGATTGTTTCGTGACATCATAATGGTTCTTATGGAAG CTAAGCCGTCTTCTCTTGATTACTCTGATGTTCGTCGCCGATTGGTCGAAATAGATGGCGTTGAGGGCGTTCATTCATTGCGGATTTGGGCGCTGACAACTGGAGTAAATGTCATGAGTGCACATCTTGTCATag CCACTCTTTACGACGGGGCACCAGTTAACGCACGTGGGATATTGAAAGAAGCGCGTCACATCATTGAGACAACGTTCGGAGTGCTCAACTCAACCATTCAAATAGAGTACAGTGATGACGGAATGGCGTTTGTATGCGCCAGAACACCAAGCCCATCAGACTAA